A single genomic interval of Streptomyces graminofaciens harbors:
- a CDS encoding SixA phosphatase family protein: protein MTAGAGAGPLRRLVVLRHAKSAWPAGVPDHERPLGPRGRRDAPAAGRALAELDCLPDLALCSTAVRARETWELASAQWGTPPPVRYDARLYGADVPELLDVVREAPDQARTLLLVGHNPGLEELVLDVAGDGLDDALEAVRTKFPTSAIAILAWHGSTWASLAPGTALLTGMFVPRGGRQD, encoded by the coding sequence ATGACGGCGGGAGCGGGCGCGGGCCCGCTGCGCAGGCTCGTCGTGCTGCGGCATGCCAAGTCCGCCTGGCCGGCGGGTGTCCCCGACCACGAGCGGCCCCTCGGGCCGCGCGGCCGCCGCGACGCCCCCGCCGCCGGGCGCGCCCTCGCCGAGCTGGACTGCCTGCCGGACCTGGCCCTGTGCTCCACCGCCGTGCGGGCCCGCGAGACCTGGGAGCTGGCCTCCGCGCAGTGGGGGACCCCACCGCCCGTACGGTATGACGCACGGCTGTACGGGGCCGACGTACCGGAGCTGCTCGACGTGGTGCGGGAGGCCCCCGATCAGGCGCGGACGCTGCTGCTGGTCGGGCACAACCCCGGCCTGGAGGAGCTGGTGCTCGACGTGGCCGGGGACGGCCTCGACGATGCGCTGGAGGCCGTACGCACCAAGTTCCCCACCTCGGCTATCGCGATCCTCGCCTGGCACGGCAGCACCTGGGCGTCCCTCGCACCCGGCACGGCACTGCTCACGGGCATGTTCGTGCCGAGGGGCGGGAGACAGGACTGA
- a CDS encoding YigZ family protein: MQDEYRTVARAGVHETEVNRSRFLCALAPAATEQEAQDFVAAIRKEHADATHNCYAYVIGADAAIQKASDDGEPGGTAGVPMLQMLMRRDMRYVVAVVTRYYGGVKLGAGGLIRAYGGAVGEALDELGSITRRRFRLATVTVDHQRAGKVQNDLRATGREVRDVRYAEAVTIEIGLPDTDVASFRAWLADVTAGTAGFELGGEAYGDA; encoded by the coding sequence ATGCAGGACGAGTACCGCACCGTCGCCCGCGCGGGTGTGCACGAGACCGAGGTCAACCGATCCCGGTTCCTGTGCGCGCTCGCACCGGCCGCCACCGAGCAGGAGGCCCAGGACTTCGTCGCGGCGATCCGCAAGGAGCACGCCGACGCCACGCACAACTGCTACGCGTACGTCATCGGCGCCGACGCCGCGATCCAGAAGGCGAGCGACGACGGGGAGCCCGGCGGCACCGCCGGCGTCCCCATGCTACAGATGCTGATGCGCCGGGACATGCGGTACGTCGTCGCCGTCGTCACCCGCTACTACGGCGGCGTCAAGCTGGGCGCGGGCGGACTCATCAGGGCGTACGGGGGTGCCGTGGGCGAGGCCCTGGACGAGCTCGGCAGCATCACGCGCCGACGCTTCCGCCTGGCCACGGTGACCGTCGACCACCAGCGCGCCGGCAAGGTTCAGAACGACCTGCGGGCCACCGGGCGCGAGGTGCGGGACGTGCGCTACGCGGAGGCGGTCACCATCGAGATCGGTCTGCCCGACACCGACGTGGCCAGCTTCCGGGCCTGGCTCGCGGATGTGACGGCCGGTACGGCGGGCTTCGAGCTGGGCGGGGAGGCGTACGGGGACGCCTGA
- a CDS encoding DNA/RNA non-specific endonuclease, producing MAVTKRASDELVGELKQFIRTRGSGYLQDPNVSSIGIGYKEKDGKRGTELALQFTVDRKVRPEGLESLRTVEIPETIDIGDGVRVPTDVVQRSYRPYFLVVDEEEGGEGEPGDAHGEVLRPFVKAAIDYGPPGGVREIECLELAATDAEASAAVTGYDPDFLAETVGVPRLDPSIEEDAVRLDGSEVIPYTHFSLALSTSRRFARWVAWNIDGGTIKKPARKGIGFIKDPRLPATAQVGNELYKDVGNKTNRLDRGHVARRADLLWGPLDEAKRANKDSFFYTNITPQMDDFNQSARHGLWGRLEDAVYEDVEVDDLRVSVFGGPVFNEDDRVFRGVGIPREFWKVLVFTEGGTLKCKAFLLTQSLVLPEALDLDEFRVFQVTLGELQERTHLGFPTEMNEADTMSARGALEALEARTPLELQSDIDWS from the coding sequence ATGGCTGTCACGAAGCGTGCGTCGGACGAACTGGTCGGCGAACTCAAGCAGTTCATTCGCACCCGGGGGTCCGGCTATCTCCAGGACCCGAATGTCTCCTCGATAGGGATCGGGTACAAGGAGAAGGACGGGAAGCGCGGCACGGAACTGGCCCTTCAGTTCACGGTGGACAGAAAGGTCCGGCCGGAGGGGCTGGAGAGTCTGAGGACCGTCGAGATCCCTGAGACGATCGACATCGGCGACGGGGTCAGGGTGCCGACCGATGTCGTCCAGCGCAGTTACCGGCCGTACTTCCTCGTGGTGGACGAGGAGGAGGGCGGCGAGGGCGAACCCGGCGACGCGCACGGCGAGGTGCTGCGGCCGTTCGTCAAGGCCGCCATCGACTACGGCCCCCCGGGCGGAGTGCGCGAGATCGAGTGCCTCGAGCTCGCGGCAACGGACGCCGAAGCGTCGGCGGCGGTCACCGGCTACGACCCGGACTTCCTCGCGGAAACCGTCGGCGTCCCGCGTCTCGATCCGTCGATCGAGGAGGACGCCGTCCGCCTCGACGGGTCCGAGGTGATCCCCTACACGCACTTCTCGCTGGCCCTGAGCACGTCGCGGCGATTCGCCCGCTGGGTGGCCTGGAACATAGACGGCGGCACGATCAAGAAACCCGCCCGGAAGGGGATCGGCTTCATCAAGGATCCGCGTCTGCCGGCCACCGCCCAGGTCGGCAACGAGCTGTACAAGGACGTGGGCAACAAGACGAACCGGCTCGACCGAGGCCATGTCGCCCGCCGCGCCGATCTGCTCTGGGGCCCGCTGGACGAGGCGAAGAGGGCCAACAAGGACTCGTTCTTCTACACCAACATCACCCCGCAGATGGACGACTTCAACCAGAGCGCGCGCCACGGCCTCTGGGGGCGGCTGGAAGACGCGGTCTACGAGGACGTCGAAGTCGACGACCTCAGGGTCAGTGTGTTCGGCGGACCGGTCTTCAACGAGGACGATCGTGTCTTCCGGGGCGTCGGAATACCGCGCGAGTTCTGGAAGGTGCTCGTCTTCACCGAGGGCGGCACACTCAAGTGCAAGGCGTTCCTGCTGACCCAGAGCCTGGTACTGCCCGAAGCGCTCGATCTCGATGAATTCCGGGTATTCCAGGTCACACTGGGCGAACTCCAGGAACGCACCCACCTCGGTTTCCCGACCGAGATGAACG